Below is a genomic region from Streptomyces ferrugineus.
CCAAGAATCCCGGGCGCGGGGGTTGGACTGTGGGGGCAGATAAATCCATGCAGCAGCCAGCAGGTTCATACCCACTATGCGCTAGTGATCATAACTATCCGTACGTGCGCATCGATCGGCGCACAGCCGCACAAGGGGGCGCACTGGCCAATATGGTCGGGGTATGACGACCGAGCCTGTCTCCTTCCCCCGACGGCACGCCCGCACCCAGAGGTTCACCTTCGGCGCGCCGCGCGCGTTCGCGGTTGCGCCCGACGGTTCCCGTGTCGCGTTCCTGCGCTCCGCCTCGGGCACCGACCCGGCGAGTTCGCTGTGGGTGCTCGACCCGGAGGGCGGTGAGGAGCGCGTGGCCGCCGACCCGCGCGCCCTGCTGGGCGGCACCTCGGAGGACCTCTCGCCCGAGGAGCGCGCGCGGCGCGAGCGCAGCCGCGAGGCCGGCGCCGGCATCGTCGCCCACGCCACCGACACGGCCGTCGAGTTGGCGTCTTTTGCCTTGTCAGGGCGGCTTTTCACGGCCGAGCTGCGGGCCGGCACGGCACGTGAACTCCCGGTCCCCGGGCCGGTGATCGACCCGCGCCCCTCCCCCGACGGACGGCGCATCGCGTACGTCGCGCGGGGCGCCCTGCGGGTGGTGGGCGCCGAGGGCGACGGCGACCGTGCGCTCGCCGAACCGGAGTCGGACGGGGTGACGTACGGACTGGCCGAGTTCATCGCGGCCGAGGAGATGGGGCGCCACCGGGGCTTTTGGTGGAGTCCGGAGTCGGACCGGCTGCTGGTGGCGCGCGCGGACGACACGCCGGTGAGCCGGTGGTGGATCTCCGATCCGGCGCGCCCTGAGCGCGAGCCGCGGCGGGTGCCGTATCCGGCGGCGGGAACGGCGAACGCGGACGTACGGCTGTTCGTGATCGGGCTCGACGGGGCGCGCACGGAGGTCTCCTGGGACCGGGCGCGGTACCCGTATCTGGCGCGAGTGCACTGGTCAGCGGCGGGTGCGCCGCTGCTGCTCGTACAGGCGCGCGACCAGCGCAGCCAGCTGTTCCTGGCGGTGGATCCGGCGACCGGGGCGACCCGGATGGTGCACGCCGACGAAGATCCACAATGGCTGGATCTTTTCCCTGGGGTGCCCTGCTGGAGCCCTTCGGGGAACCTCGTGCGCATCGCCGACGAGGGCGGCGCGCGGGTGCTCACGGTGGGCGAACGTCCGCTGACGGGACCGCAGTTGCATGTCCGCGCGGTGCTGGACGTCTCCGACGACGACGTGCTGGTCTCGGCGTCGGCGGGCGAGGCCGCGGCCGCTGCGGAGATCGGCGAAGTGCATGTGTACCGGGTGAACGAGCTGGGCGTGGAGCGGGTGTCACAGGAGCCCGGGGTGCACTCGGCGGTGCGCTCCGGGAGCGTGACGGTGCTGGTGTCCCACGCCCTTGACCGGCCCGGGGCTCAGGTCCAGGTGCTGCGCGACGGGAAGCCGATGGCGATCGTCCGTTCCTGCGCCGAAGATCCTGGTCTGACCCCGCGCGTGACCCTCACCGAGGGGGGCGCACGCCGCATCCCGTGCGCCGTGCTTATGCCTCGGGACTACGCCGGTGACACCCCGCTCCCGGTTTTGCTGGATCCCTACGGGGGACCGCACAGCTCCCGGGTGGTCGCCGCGCACAACGCCTTCCTCACCTCGCAGTGGTTCGCCGACCAGGGGTTCGCGGTGGTCGTCGCGGACGGGCGGGGCACGCCGGGACGGTCGCCGGCCTGGGAGAAGGCGATCAAGGACGACATCGCGGCGGTCGTGGTGCAGGACCAGGTCGATGCCCTGCGGGCGCTGGCCGAGCGGTTCCCGCTGGATCTGACCCGCGTCGCGATCCGCGGCTGGTCCTTCGGCGGCTATCTGGCGGGGCTCGCGGTGCTGCGCCGTCCGGACGTCTTCCACGCGGCCGTGGTCGGCGCCCCCGTCACCGATCTGCGGCTGTACGACACCCACTATCAGGAGCGCTACGTCGGGCACCCCGCGCAGCAGCCGGAGGTCTACCGGCGCAACTCGCTGATCGACGACGCGGGCCTGGTGGACCCGGCCGAGCCGCACCGCCCGATGATGATCGTCCACGGGCTGGCGGACGACAACGTGGTCGTCGCCCACTCCCTGCGGCTGTCCTCGGCCCTGCTCGCCGCCGGACGCCCGCACGAGGTGCTGCCGCTGTCCGGGGTGACCCACATGACCCCACAGGAGGAGGTCGCGGAGAACCTGCTGCTGCTCCAGCTCGACTTCCTCAAGCGGTCGCTGGGGCCGGCCTAGACAGCAACGGACCGGGGTGACATGGCGCACCCCGGTCCGTTTACGGCACCCGCACGGCCGTACGCTGTTCAGCCTGGCGTGTCCGTATATCGGGATCGGGTCGGCTGAGTTGCCTGTGTGTTAACGCAGTTGGTGTGCGTTTGTACGGCTATGCCTCCGCCTCCACGGCAACCACCGGCCTCTCCTGCGCGAAGTGACACGCCGAGTCGTGCGCCGCCGGCCCGCCCGGCCCCCGGAACACCGCCGGCACCGCGAGCGGCGGCACCTCCCGCGCGCAGCGCTCCTCGGCCTTCCAGCAGCGGGTGCGGAAGCGGCAGCCGGAGGGGACGTTCGTCGGGGACGGGACGTCTCCCGCCAGGATGATGCGCTCGCGGTGTTCGCGGGCCTCCGGGTCGGGGACGGGGACCGCGGAGAGCAGCGCCTGGGTGTAGGGGTGCGTGGGGTGGTCGTAGATCTCGGCGTCCCCGCCGATCTCCACGATCCGGCCGAGGTACATCACCCCGACCCGGTCGGAGATGTGCCGGACGATGGACAGGTCGTGGGCGATGAAGACGTAGGAGAGGCCGAACTCGTTCTGCAGGCGGTCCATCAGGTTGATGACCTGGGCCTGGACGGAGACGTCGAGTGCGGAGACGGGTTCGTCGGCGACGATGACCTCGGGGCGCAGCGCCAACCCCCGTGCGATGCCGATGCGCTGGCGTTGGCCGCCGGAGAACTGGTGCGGATAGCGGTTGATGTACTCGGGGTTGAGGCCGACCACGTCCAGCAGCTCGCGCACCCGGCGGCGCCGGTCGCCCTTCGGGGCGACCTCGGGGTGGATGTCGTACGGCTCCCCGATGATGTCGCCCACCGTCATCCGGGGGTTGAGGGAGGTGTACGGGTCCTGGAAGACCATCTGGATGTTGCGGCGTACGGCCTTCAGGGCGCGGCCGGACAGTCTGGTGATGTCCTCGCCCTTGTACCTGATGGAGCCGGCCGTCGGGCGTTCCAGGTTGACCAGCATCTTGGCGACCGTCGACTTGCCGCAGCCGGACTCGCCGACGACGCCGAGGGTCTCGCCGCGGTGGAGGGTGAAGTCGACGCCGTCCACGGCCTTCACGGAGCCGATCTGTCTCTTGAAGAGGACGCCCTGGGTGAGCGGGTAGTGCTTGACGAGTCCGCGCACTTCGAGAATCGGCTCAGGCATGTCAGCCATGCAGGCACTCCCTCCAGAAGTGGCAGGCGCTGCGCCGGTTGGTGTCCGTGCCGGTGACCTCGTACAGCGGGGGTTCGTCGGTGCGGCACAGGTCCTGGGCCAGGGGGCAGCGGGGGTGGAAGGCGCAGCCGGGCGGGATGTCCATGAGGTTGGGGGGCAGGCCCTCGATGGCGTAGAGCTCCTGCCCCTTCTGGTCCAGCCGGGGGATGGAGTCGAGCAGGCCCCGGGTGTACGGGTGGGCGGGTGCCTTGTAGATGTCGTGGACCGGCGCCGACTCCACGATCCGGCCCGCGTACATCACCGCGATCCGGTCGGCGACGTCCGCGACCACGCCGAGGTCGTGGGTGATCAGGACGAGGCCCATCCGGTACTCGCGCTGCAGCTCGGCGAGCAGGTCCATCACCTGGGCCTGGACGGTGACATCGAGTGCGGTGGTCGGCTCGTCGGCGATGACGAGCGCCGGTTCGAGGGCGAGGGCCATCGCGATCATGATGCGCTGGCGCATGCCGCCGGAGAACTGGTGGGGGTACTGCCTGACGCGCTCCTCGGCGGCCGGGATGCGCACGCGGTCCATCAGTTCCACGGCCTTGGCGCGCGCGTCCTTCCTCGACATCCCCCGGTGCACGACGAACATCTCGCCGAGCTGCTCGCCCACGGAGAGCACGGGGTTGAGCGACGACAGCGCGTCCTGGAAGATCATCGCCATCTCGGCGCCGCGGACCCTGCGCCGCTCCTCCTCCTTGAGCCGCAGCAGGTCCCGCCCCTGGAAGAGGATCTCGCCGCCGGTGATCCGCCCCGGCGGCTGATCGAGAATCCCCATCACGGCCTGCGCGGTCACCGACTTCCCGGACCCGGACTCCCCGAGCACGGCGAGCGTCTCCCCCGCGGCCACGCCGTAGTCGACGCCGTTGACGGCCTTGGCAACGCCGTCCCGGGTCCGGAACTCCACGTGCAGATCCCGCACTTCGAGCAGCATGCGGCGGCTCACCTCAATTCCGGATCGGTCCGTCGTCCGCCCGAAGGGCCGGCCCCGCGGCGCCCGGTGCGGCGAGAGTGCGTGCATGGCGTCGCGGGGCAGGCGGGACCTCGAATAGGCCCTGGGACCACCGTTCGGGCCGCGGAACCGCCCCTCACACCCCGCACCGCCGGCCCCATGACTCCCCTCACCTCAGCTTCGGGTCCAGGGCGTCGCGCACCGCGTCGCCGAGCATGATGAAGGCCAGGACGGTGACGGCCAGGGCGCCGGACGGCCACAGGAGGGCGTGGGGGGCGTTGCGGACGTAGGGGGAGGCCGCCGAGATGTCGATGCCCCAGGAGACGCTCGGGGGTTTCAGGCCCACGCCGAGGTACGACAGCGTCGCCTCCAGGGCGATGTACGTGCCCAGCGCGATGGTCGCCACCACGATCACGGGGGCCACCGCGTTCGGGGCGATGTGGCGGAGCAGGAGACGGGAGTGGGAGGCGCCCAGGGCTCGGGCGGCCTGGACGTAGTCGTGCTGTTTGGCGGTGATGACCGCGCCGCGGGCGATGCGGGAGATCTGGGGCCAGCCGAGCAGCACGATGAAGCCGACGACCGGCCAGACGCTGTTGCTCGTCACCACCGACAGCAGGACCAGGCCGCCCAGGACGACCGGGATCGCGAAGAAGACGTCGGTGATCCGGGACAGCAGCGAGTCCCACAGGCCCCCGAAGAAGCCGGCCAGCGCGCCCAGCACCGAGCCGAGCACCGCGACCCCGAGTGTGGCGCACACGCCGACGGTGACGGACGTACGGGCGCCGTGGACGGTGCGGGTGTAGACGTCGCAGCCCTGTCCGTCGTAGCCGAAGGGATGGCCGGGTCCGGCGCCCTGCTGGGCCTTGGCGAGGTCGCACTTGAGGGGGTTGCCGGAGGCGATCGCCGAGGGCCAGAGGGCGATCACGAGCAGAAAGAGGATGATCAGGGACGAGACGATGAAGACCGGGTTGCGGCGCAGGTCCCGCCAGGCGTCGGACCACAGGCTGCGGGCCCGTTCGGGGGCGGCGGTCGAGTCGTCGGCCGGGCCCGCGCTCCGAGGGCTCTCGGGCGCGGCGGGCGGACGCTGCTCCGGCGCCGCCACCTCGCTCGCGGCGACGCCCGTGCCGACCGGGCCGGCCCCCGGGATCGTCCCCTCGGGCGGGAACGGCTGGTCAGGCATAGCGGATCCTCGGGTCGAGTACGGCGTACAGGAGGTCGACGACCAGGTTGCACAGCAGGAAGACGAGGACCAGGACCGTCACGAAGCCGACCACGGTCTGGGTGTTCTGGCGCAGGATGCCCTGGTAGAGCTGGAAGCCGACGCCATGGATGTTGAAGATCCGCTCGGTGACGATCGCGCCGCCCATGAGGAAGCCGATGTCGGCGCCGATGAAGGTGACGACGGGGATGAGGGAGTTGCGCAGCAGGTGCCGGGTGATGACCCGGCGTCTGGGCAGGCCCTTGGCGATGGCCGTGCGGACGTAGTCGGAGCGCCGGTTCTCCGCGATGGAGGTGCGGGTCAGACGGGTGACGTACGCGAGGGAGACCGAGGCGAGGACGAGGCCCGGGACGATCAGCTCGCCGAAGGGGGCCGCCGGGGACACGGACGGTCTGATCCACCCCCATTCGACGCCGAGCAGGAGCTGCAGCAGCAGTCCGGTGACGAAGGTGGGGACGGAGATCACGACGAGGGTGGTGAGGAGGACGCCGGTGTCCACGGGGCGGCCGCGGCGCAGTCCGGTGAGGACGCCCAGCGTGATCCCGATGAGGATCTCGAAGACGATCGCCACGATCGTGAGCCGGATGGTGACCGGGAAGGCCGTCGACATCAGCTCGGTGACCTCCTGGCCGTTGAACGCCGTACCGAAGTCCCCGGTGAAGACGTTCCCCATGTAGGTCAGGTACTGCTGCCACACGGGCTGGTCGAGGCCGAACTCCTTGCGCAGCCGGGCCGCCGTCGCCGGGTCGCACTGCCGGTCGCCGCACAGGCCGGCGACGGGGTCGCCCATCACGTTGACCATGAGGAAGATCAGCAGGGTGGCCCCGATGAACACCGGGACCATCTGCAGCAGGCGCCGGACGACGTACTGCCCCATGGCGGGCTCAGCCGACCTTGATCTGCTCGTAGACCGGGACGCTGAACGGGTTGAGGGCCACGTTCGACAGCCGCTCGGACCAGCCGGCGCTGCCGTTCTGGTACCAGAGGGGGATGGCGGCCATATGGTCCCGGACGACCTTCTCGGCCTCCTGGAAGGTCTCGACGGCCTTGGCGACGTCGGTCTCGGCGTTCGCCTGGTCGACGAGCCTGTCGAACTCCTCGTTGGACCACTTGCCGTCGTTGGAGGAGGCATTCGTGTAGTAGAGCG
It encodes:
- a CDS encoding ABC transporter permease, which produces MPDQPFPPEGTIPGAGPVGTGVAASEVAAPEQRPPAAPESPRSAGPADDSTAAPERARSLWSDAWRDLRRNPVFIVSSLIILFLLVIALWPSAIASGNPLKCDLAKAQQGAGPGHPFGYDGQGCDVYTRTVHGARTSVTVGVCATLGVAVLGSVLGALAGFFGGLWDSLLSRITDVFFAIPVVLGGLVLLSVVTSNSVWPVVGFIVLLGWPQISRIARGAVITAKQHDYVQAARALGASHSRLLLRHIAPNAVAPVIVVATIALGTYIALEATLSYLGVGLKPPSVSWGIDISAASPYVRNAPHALLWPSGALAVTVLAFIMLGDAVRDALDPKLR
- a CDS encoding ABC transporter ATP-binding protein, which encodes MLLEVRDLHVEFRTRDGVAKAVNGVDYGVAAGETLAVLGESGSGKSVTAQAVMGILDQPPGRITGGEILFQGRDLLRLKEEERRRVRGAEMAMIFQDALSSLNPVLSVGEQLGEMFVVHRGMSRKDARAKAVELMDRVRIPAAEERVRQYPHQFSGGMRQRIMIAMALALEPALVIADEPTTALDVTVQAQVMDLLAELQREYRMGLVLITHDLGVVADVADRIAVMYAGRIVESAPVHDIYKAPAHPYTRGLLDSIPRLDQKGQELYAIEGLPPNLMDIPPGCAFHPRCPLAQDLCRTDEPPLYEVTGTDTNRRSACHFWRECLHG
- a CDS encoding ABC transporter permease, with product MGQYVVRRLLQMVPVFIGATLLIFLMVNVMGDPVAGLCGDRQCDPATAARLRKEFGLDQPVWQQYLTYMGNVFTGDFGTAFNGQEVTELMSTAFPVTIRLTIVAIVFEILIGITLGVLTGLRRGRPVDTGVLLTTLVVISVPTFVTGLLLQLLLGVEWGWIRPSVSPAAPFGELIVPGLVLASVSLAYVTRLTRTSIAENRRSDYVRTAIAKGLPRRRVITRHLLRNSLIPVVTFIGADIGFLMGGAIVTERIFNIHGVGFQLYQGILRQNTQTVVGFVTVLVLVFLLCNLVVDLLYAVLDPRIRYA
- a CDS encoding S9 family peptidase, which gives rise to MTTEPVSFPRRHARTQRFTFGAPRAFAVAPDGSRVAFLRSASGTDPASSLWVLDPEGGEERVAADPRALLGGTSEDLSPEERARRERSREAGAGIVAHATDTAVELASFALSGRLFTAELRAGTARELPVPGPVIDPRPSPDGRRIAYVARGALRVVGAEGDGDRALAEPESDGVTYGLAEFIAAEEMGRHRGFWWSPESDRLLVARADDTPVSRWWISDPARPEREPRRVPYPAAGTANADVRLFVIGLDGARTEVSWDRARYPYLARVHWSAAGAPLLLVQARDQRSQLFLAVDPATGATRMVHADEDPQWLDLFPGVPCWSPSGNLVRIADEGGARVLTVGERPLTGPQLHVRAVLDVSDDDVLVSASAGEAAAAAEIGEVHVYRVNELGVERVSQEPGVHSAVRSGSVTVLVSHALDRPGAQVQVLRDGKPMAIVRSCAEDPGLTPRVTLTEGGARRIPCAVLMPRDYAGDTPLPVLLDPYGGPHSSRVVAAHNAFLTSQWFADQGFAVVVADGRGTPGRSPAWEKAIKDDIAAVVVQDQVDALRALAERFPLDLTRVAIRGWSFGGYLAGLAVLRRPDVFHAAVVGAPVTDLRLYDTHYQERYVGHPAQQPEVYRRNSLIDDAGLVDPAEPHRPMMIVHGLADDNVVVAHSLRLSSALLAAGRPHEVLPLSGVTHMTPQEEVAENLLLLQLDFLKRSLGPA
- a CDS encoding ABC transporter ATP-binding protein, which produces MADMPEPILEVRGLVKHYPLTQGVLFKRQIGSVKAVDGVDFTLHRGETLGVVGESGCGKSTVAKMLVNLERPTAGSIRYKGEDITRLSGRALKAVRRNIQMVFQDPYTSLNPRMTVGDIIGEPYDIHPEVAPKGDRRRRVRELLDVVGLNPEYINRYPHQFSGGQRQRIGIARGLALRPEVIVADEPVSALDVSVQAQVINLMDRLQNEFGLSYVFIAHDLSIVRHISDRVGVMYLGRIVEIGGDAEIYDHPTHPYTQALLSAVPVPDPEAREHRERIILAGDVPSPTNVPSGCRFRTRCWKAEERCAREVPPLAVPAVFRGPGGPAAHDSACHFAQERPVVAVEAEA